The DNA region ACCGAGACCTTGTACGCCATCGCCTGCGGGCCGTCCTACTCGTCGCGCTCGACATGCACGAGACGGCGGCACTCGTCGACCACGCCACGCGTGACCGGGCGCGCCTTGGCGGCGCCGGCCTCGAGCACCTCCCACGCGTAGCCGGGCCTCGCGGCCAGCGCTTCACGCCTCCCGCGGAAGTCCGCGAGGTACACCACGAGGTCCTCGGCCATCTTGGTCTTGTGTGCCACACAGCCGCACTCAGCGATCCGGCAGCACGCGTCCCACTGCGCTATCTCGGCCGCGTCGGGCGACACGAGCTTGTGGATGGCGTGCAGCGGGCAGATGTCCGGGTCACCAGGGTCGGTCTTGAGCTTGCGTGCCGGGTCCGTGACCATCGCGTGCACCTTCGCGGTGATCTCCTCGGGCGTGTCCGCGATGTAGATGGCGTTGCCGTACGACTTGCTCATCTTCCGGCCGTCGGTGCCCGGCACGCGCGCGCCCTCCTTGGGCACGATGGCCTGCGGCTCGACGAGGTAGCCGGTGCCGTCGGCGCCGCCTCCGTACGCCGAGTTGAACCGCCGCACGACCTCGCGCGTCAGTTCGAGGTGCGGCAGCTGGTCCTCGCCCACCGGCACTGCGTCGGCCAGCACGATGGCGATGTCGGCGGCCTGCAGCAGCGGGTAGAGGAAGAACCCGACGTTGCCCAGATCCTTGTCGGTGATCTGCTCGCGCTGCTCCTTGTAGGACGGCACGCGCTCGAGCCACGGCATCGGCGTGACCATCGAGAAGTACAGCGTGAGCTCGGCGACCTCGGGCACGTCGGACTGGCGGTAGATGGTGCACTTCTCCGGGTCGAGGCCGGCCGCCAGCCAGTCGAGGACCTGCTCTTCCGTGAAGCGCCGGATCTCGTGCGTGTCGGCCCACATCGAGGTCATCGCGTGCCAGTCGGCGACGAAGTAGTACGCGTCGTACTCGTCCTGGAACGCCAGCATGTTCTGCAGGTTGCCGAACCAGTGGCCGAGGTGGAGCTTGCCCGTGGGGCGGTAGCCGGTGAGTATGCGCTTGCGTGTCATGCCGAAACGAGGCTCCTCAGGCGGGGTCGGGTGCGGTTCATGATAGCGCAGGGTGCGGGCGGCGCCTCACCAGCCGATGAACCCCTGGTATGGCTCGGTGCCGAGGTACTCGAAGGTGCCGGCTTCCGGATCCTCGTAGAAGATCGCCGCCTGCACGCCGACATCCCCGCCGGCGTCGAACGAATCGCCCTCGACGTGTCGGCCCTCGACCACGGACCACAGCCTCGACGTCGCGTAGCCCTCGTCGCCGATCGTCAGCGTGGCCGGCAGGGACCCGCTGTCCATCATCATGGAGTCAGACGTGTAGCGAGCCAAGCCGCCGAACGGCGCGTCGGACACCTTGCCGTACGCCGCGAGCAGGACCTTGAACTGCGCGGCTTCCATGCGGTCCGACATCGCGCTCTTCGGAGGCACCAGTCCGGGCACGGGCATGCCCATCGAGGCGTCGGGCATGACGTTCGCGCAAGTCACGTCGATGCCTCGGATGCGGTATTCGACCGCGTACGCCCGCTCGTTTGACCCGTCGGCCATCGAGAACGGGAACGGCGCGCCGTACGAGACCTTCACGCTCCGCACGCTGACCGACTCGACGTCGGTCCCGTACGCCGTCCGGATGTCGCGCTCGATGCTCGCCGACTCATCGCTGCTCTCGTCCTGACTGCGCATCATCTCGTCGAAGAAGCCGTAGTCCACCACGATCGACGCGACACCGCAGCACTGCGCGGCCAGCAACAGCGCCACCAAGACCGTCAGCACGACCAGCCAGCGACGCGCGACCCGGTCCTTGACCGGCTTCGGCCCGGCCACGGCCCCCGGCTCCGCCGGCGCCGGCACGTCCTCGACGGTCGCGTTCTCCTCGGCCTGTGTCATCGACACGACTCCCCTCTCGTTGAGACCTACGCGGCCACACCCGTGAGCAGCCTCATCAGCGGCACGACGGTCCACTCCATGTACACGTGCAGCGGATCGAACCCGAGGAACCGCGGCGCGAAGAAGAGCAGCCCGAACAGGATGAGGAA from Actinomycetota bacterium includes:
- the trpS gene encoding tryptophan--tRNA ligase, producing MTRKRILTGYRPTGKLHLGHWFGNLQNMLAFQDEYDAYYFVADWHAMTSMWADTHEIRRFTEEQVLDWLAAGLDPEKCTIYRQSDVPEVAELTLYFSMVTPMPWLERVPSYKEQREQITDKDLGNVGFFLYPLLQAADIAIVLADAVPVGEDQLPHLELTREVVRRFNSAYGGGADGTGYLVEPQAIVPKEGARVPGTDGRKMSKSYGNAIYIADTPEEITAKVHAMVTDPARKLKTDPGDPDICPLHAIHKLVSPDAAEIAQWDACCRIAECGCVAHKTKMAEDLVVYLADFRGRREALAARPGYAWEVLEAGAAKARPVTRGVVDECRRLVHVERDE